The proteins below come from a single Candidatus Bathyarchaeota archaeon genomic window:
- the larC gene encoding nickel pincer cofactor biosynthesis protein LarC — MKMIENNKILLIDCQASGVAGDMILGALIDLGANIDKVVYSIKSLEKPEYGYSNIQIKTGKVMRGEFQATQIDTTSETANKRHGNQLIDIVEKTASTLNLTDKARQFASKTIRTLGGVEANLHKTSFADAHLHEVALVDTAAEILGVAVAADDLGLFDAKIYATPLAVGGGIIKFSHGIVSVPAPATLAILQSKNFPFHGGPIEAELATPTGVAILVNLVDEVTPFYPSLVPLRVGYGTGTKEFEQMPTVLRFILGNPVAKEIFEDEIAVLETNIDDATGEIIGYTIDKLLSEGAKDVSVIPMFTKKNRPGHIIKVIAEQKDAQRLSQVLINETGTLGVRVHFCQRHIIAREVCSVDLLLMGNLETVRVKISKDQKGRIIRIKPEYEDLKKLAEKTRTPLRELMELATENAKKNL; from the coding sequence CTCCATAAAATCTCTGGAAAAACCCGAGTATGGTTACAGCAATATCCAAATAAAAACAGGCAAGGTAATGCGCGGCGAATTCCAAGCCACCCAAATCGACACCACCTCAGAAACCGCCAACAAACGCCACGGCAACCAACTCATTGACATAGTAGAAAAAACCGCAAGCACCCTTAACTTGACAGATAAAGCCAGACAGTTTGCATCCAAAACCATCCGAACACTTGGTGGGGTAGAGGCAAACCTGCATAAAACCTCCTTTGCAGACGCACACCTACATGAGGTAGCTTTGGTTGATACTGCCGCGGAAATTCTTGGTGTGGCTGTTGCTGCAGATGATTTGGGCTTGTTTGATGCAAAAATTTATGCTACACCCTTGGCGGTTGGTGGAGGAATCATAAAGTTTTCTCATGGTATCGTTTCGGTTCCTGCTCCTGCAACTTTGGCTATCTTGCAGTCGAAGAATTTTCCGTTTCATGGTGGACCAATTGAGGCTGAGCTTGCAACTCCGACGGGTGTAGCTATTTTGGTTAATTTAGTGGATGAAGTTACCCCCTTTTATCCTTCGCTTGTTCCGTTACGTGTTGGTTATGGTACGGGAACCAAGGAGTTTGAGCAGATGCCCACAGTGTTGAGGTTTATACTGGGTAATCCAGTAGCGAAGGAAATTTTTGAGGACGAAATCGCTGTTTTAGAAACAAACATTGATGATGCCACAGGAGAAATCATCGGGTACACCATTGACAAGCTGCTCAGCGAAGGAGCCAAAGACGTTAGCGTGATTCCAATGTTCACTAAAAAGAACAGGCCAGGACACATAATCAAAGTTATTGCCGAGCAAAAAGACGCACAGCGCCTCTCACAAGTTTTGATTAATGAAACAGGCACTTTGGGGGTAAGAGTGCATTTTTGTCAAAGACACATCATAGCTCGCGAGGTATGCAGTGTAGATTTGCTTTTGATGGGCAACTTGGAAACTGTGAGGGTGAAGATTTCTAAAGACCAAAAGGGCAGAATCATCCGCATCAAACCCGAATATGAAGACCTAAAGAAACTGGCAGAAAAAACCAGAACACCCCTAAGAGAACTCATGGAACTCGCAACAGAAAACGCAAAGAAAAACCTGTAA